A genome region from Meriones unguiculatus strain TT.TT164.6M chromosome 19, Bangor_MerUng_6.1, whole genome shotgun sequence includes the following:
- the Chrm3 gene encoding muscarinic acetylcholine receptor M3: protein MTLQSNSTTSPLFPNISSSWVHSPSEAGLPLGTVTHLGSYNISQATGNFSSNDTSSDPLGGHTIWQVVFIAFLTGFLALVTIIGNILVIVAFKVNKQLKTVNNYFLLSLACADLIIGVISMNLFTTYIIMNRWALGNLACDLWLSIDYVASNASVMNLLVISFDRYFSITRPLTYRAKRTTKRAGVMIGLAWVISFVLWAPAILFWQYFVGKRTVPPGECFIQFLSEPTITFGTAIAAFYMPVTIMTILYWRIYKETEKRTKELAGLQASGTEAEAENFVHPTGSSRSCSSYELQQQSMRHSSRSCHGRCHFWFTTKSWKPSAEQMDQDHSSSDSWNNNDAAASLENSASSDEEDIGSETRAIYSIVLKLPGHSTILNSTQLPSSDNLQVPDEDLGTADVERNANKLQAQKSMDDGDNCQKDFSKLPIQLEPAVDTAKTSDTNSSVDKTTATLPLSFKEATLAKRFALKTRSQITKRKRMSLIKEKKAAQTLSAILLAFIITWTPYNIMVLVNTFCDSCIPKTYWNLGYWLCYINSTVNPVCYALCNKTFRTTFKMLLLCQCDKRKRRKQQYQQRQSVIFHKRVPEQAL from the coding sequence ATGACCTTGCAGAGTAACAGCACCACCTCGCCTTTATTTCCCAACATCAGCTCTTCCTGGGTGCACAGTCCCTCCGAGGCGGGGCTGCCCTTGGGGACAGTCACTCACTTGGGCAGCTACAACATTTCACAAGCGACTGGGAATTTCTCCTCAAACGACACCTCCAGCGACCCTCTCGGGGGTCACACCATCTGGCAAGTGGTCTTCATAGCATTCTTAACAGGCTTCCTGGCCTTAGTGACCATCATTGGCAACATCCTTGTCATCGTGGCCTTTAAGGTCAACAAACAGCTGAAGACAGTCAACAACTACTTCCTCTTAAGCCTGGCCTGTGCAGATCTGATCATCGGGGTCATTTCCATGAACCTGTTCACCACCTACATCATTATGAACCGCTGGGCACTGGGGAACTTGGCCTGTGACCTCTGGCTTTCCATTGACTATGTGGCCAGCAATGCTTCTGTCATGAATCTGCTGGTCATCAGCTTTGACAGGTACTTTTCCATCACAAGGCCACTCACCTACAGagccaaaagaacaacaaaacgaGCAGGTGTGATGATTGGTCTGGCTTGGGTCATCTCCTTTGTCCTGTGGGCCCCTGCCATCTTGTTCTGGCAGTACTTTGTAGggaagagaactgtgcccccagGAGAATGTTTCATTCAGTTCCTGAGCGAACCCACCATCACCTTCGGCACGGCGATTGCTGCCTTTTACATGCCTGTCACCATCATGACAATTTTATACTGGAGGATCTATAAGGAAACTGAAAAACGTACCAAAGAGCTGGCTGGGCTACAGGCCTCTGGGacggaagctgaggcagaaaactTTGTCCACCCCACGGGTAGTTCTCGAAGCTGCAGCAGCTATGAACTACAACAGCAGAGCATGAGACACTCATCCAGGAGCTGTCACGGCCGCTGTCACTTCTGGTTCACAACCAAGAGCTGGAAGCCCAGTGCTGAGCAGATGGACCAAGACCACAGCAGCAGTGACAGCTGGAATAACAATGACGCTGCTGCCTCCCTGGAGAACTCGGCTTCCTCCGATGAAGAGGATATTGGCTCAGAGACCAGAGCCATCTACTCTATTGTACTCAAGCTTCCAGGTCACAGCACCATCCTCAATTCTACCCAGCTACCTTCCTCAGACAACCTGCAGGTGCCAGATGAGGACCTGGGAACTGCTGATGTGGAGAGAAATGCCAACAAGCTTCAGGCCCAGAAGAGCATGGATGACGGTGACAACTGTCAGAAGGACTTCTCCAAGCTTCCCATCCAGTTAGAGCCTGCCGTGGACACAGCCAAGACCTCCGACACCAACTCCTCTGTGGACAAGACCACGGCCACTCTACCTCTGTCCTTCAAGGAAGCCACGCTGGCTAAGAGGTTTGCTCTGAAGACCAGAAGTCAGATCACCAAGCGGAAAAGGATGTCTCTCATCAAGGAGAAGAAGGCAGCCCAGACCCTCAgtgccatcttgctggccttcaTCATCACGTGGACCCCCTACAACATCATGGTCCTGGTGAACACCTTCTGTGACAGCTGCATACCCAAAACCTATTGGAATCTGGGGTACTGGCTGTGCTATATCAACAGCACCGTGAACCCCGTGTGCTATGCCCTGTGCAACAAAACATTCAGAACCACCTTCAAGATGCTTCTCTTATGCCAGTGTGACAAGAGGAAGAGACGCAAACAGCAGTACCAGCAAAGACAGTCAGTCATTTTTCACAAGCGAGTGCCCGAGCAGGCCTTGTAG